The following proteins are encoded in a genomic region of Haloarcula marina:
- a CDS encoding DUF5786 family protein — protein sequence MGFGSYDESEQKDQNVDTDDDDGVAVHENDHDGEVSFDTEASTSDLVDRLGEMKDDD from the coding sequence ATGGGTTTTGGTAGCTACGACGAGTCCGAGCAGAAAGACCAGAACGTGGACACGGACGACGACGACGGCGTGGCCGTCCACGAGAACGACCACGACGGCGAGGTGTCGTTCGACACCGAAGCGTCGACCAGCGACCTCGTCGACCGCCTCGGCGAGATGAAAGACGACGACTGA
- a CDS encoding beta-CASP ribonuclease aCPSF1, which produces MSTADETLEKIKAQVEAETPDDITIASVTFEGPELVIYTPDAKEIANRDGIVRNLAQTLRKRINIRPTQTALVPQNEARVKIEETIPENAGVQNLDFDDSTGEVFIEAEKPGRVIGRHGETLDQIAASVGWTPEVVRTPPMESSTVSNVRNFLKQERDERRDILERVGRQINRPLTADDDWVRLTTLGCCREVGRASFILSTPESRILIDCGDKPGAEGEVPYLQVPEALAAGPNSIDAVVLTHAHLDHSALIPILFKYGYDGPIYTTAPTRDLMGLLQLDYLDVAAKEGRAPPYESQQVRDALKHTIPLEFGNVTDIAPDIKLTMHNAGHILGSAVCHFHIGKGRYNVAFSGDIHYKDTRLLDGAVNDFPRVETLVLESTYGGKNDYQTDQKDSERVLKRVINEAHEKQGHILIPAFAVGRSQELMLVLEEAMRKGDIPTMPVYLDGMIREATAIHTAYPEYLRESLRNRILYEDENPFLAEQFQQVDGGEEMRQDIVDEEPAIILTTSGMVTGGPVMSWLRFLGGDPDNTMVFVGYQAEGTLGRQIQRGQDEITLGDTSGPRAERVSLKMDVETVDGFSGHADRQGLETFVETMHPRPEKVLCVHGDESSTNQLSSALYQKFNMRTFNPKNLETFRFV; this is translated from the coding sequence ATGAGTACCGCAGACGAGACACTGGAGAAGATTAAAGCACAGGTCGAAGCCGAGACGCCGGACGACATCACCATCGCGTCGGTCACTTTCGAGGGACCGGAACTGGTCATCTACACGCCCGACGCGAAGGAGATAGCCAATCGCGACGGCATCGTCCGGAACCTCGCACAGACGCTTCGCAAGCGTATCAACATCCGTCCGACGCAGACGGCGCTGGTCCCGCAGAACGAGGCCCGCGTCAAGATAGAGGAGACCATCCCGGAGAACGCCGGGGTGCAAAACCTCGATTTCGACGATTCGACGGGCGAGGTGTTCATCGAGGCGGAGAAACCCGGCCGCGTCATCGGTCGCCACGGCGAGACGCTGGACCAAATCGCCGCGAGCGTCGGGTGGACGCCCGAAGTCGTCCGCACGCCGCCGATGGAGTCCTCGACGGTGTCGAACGTCCGGAACTTCCTCAAGCAGGAACGCGACGAACGACGAGACATCCTCGAGCGCGTCGGTCGGCAGATAAACCGGCCCCTGACCGCCGACGACGACTGGGTCCGACTGACGACGCTGGGGTGTTGCCGGGAAGTCGGGCGCGCCTCGTTCATCCTCTCGACGCCCGAGTCCCGCATCCTCATCGACTGCGGCGACAAGCCGGGTGCGGAGGGGGAAGTGCCGTACCTGCAAGTCCCAGAGGCGCTGGCGGCGGGGCCGAACTCCATCGACGCCGTCGTCCTCACGCACGCGCACCTCGACCACTCCGCGCTCATCCCCATTCTGTTCAAGTACGGCTACGACGGCCCCATCTACACCACCGCGCCGACGCGGGACCTGATGGGTCTGCTCCAACTGGACTACCTCGACGTGGCCGCAAAGGAAGGCCGCGCGCCCCCATACGAGAGCCAGCAGGTTCGAGACGCGCTGAAACACACTATCCCGCTGGAGTTCGGCAACGTCACCGACATCGCGCCGGACATCAAACTCACCATGCACAACGCGGGCCACATCCTCGGCTCCGCAGTGTGTCACTTCCACATCGGCAAGGGCCGGTACAACGTCGCTTTCTCCGGGGACATCCACTACAAAGACACCCGCCTGCTGGACGGCGCGGTCAACGACTTCCCCCGTGTCGAGACGCTCGTCCTCGAATCGACCTACGGCGGGAAGAACGACTATCAGACGGACCAGAAGGACTCCGAGCGCGTCCTCAAGCGCGTCATCAACGAGGCCCACGAGAAGCAGGGCCACATCCTCATCCCCGCCTTCGCCGTCGGTCGCTCCCAAGAGTTGATGCTCGTCTTAGAGGAGGCGATGCGGAAGGGCGACATCCCGACGATGCCCGTCTACCTCGACGGGATGATTCGCGAGGCGACGGCCATCCACACCGCCTACCCCGAGTACCTCCGGGAGAGCCTCCGCAACCGCATCCTCTACGAGGACGAGAATCCCTTCCTCGCCGAGCAGTTCCAACAGGTCGACGGCGGCGAGGAGATGCGACAGGACATCGTCGACGAGGAACCCGCCATCATCCTCACCACCTCGGGGATGGTCACCGGCGGCCCCGTCATGTCGTGGCTCCGCTTCCTCGGCGGCGACCCGGACAACACGATGGTCTTCGTCGGCTATCAGGCCGAAGGGACCCTCGGACGGCAGATTCAGCGCGGCCAGGACGAAATCACGCTCGGGGACACCAGCGGTCCGCGGGCGGAGCGTGTCAGTCTGAAGATGGACGTAGAGACGGTTGACGGCTTCTCCGGCCACGCCGACCGGCAGGGACTGGAGAC